One genomic window of Solanum stenotomum isolate F172 chromosome 9, ASM1918654v1, whole genome shotgun sequence includes the following:
- the LOC125875527 gene encoding G-type lectin S-receptor-like serine/threonine-protein kinase At4g03230 isoform X2, which translates to MAFLYANIFLFLFLQLIIFSNGQNITIKGGYWLRESELSLDKIDLTPFSHLFCGFADINSQSNQLILTSPNSSFIQFTSIVQQKNPTAKTLLSIGGGGSNKTTYGVMATTSNSRKSFIDSSIKLARQLGFHGLDLSWIFPESASDMANLGILLNEWRITINTEARNSGEAPLLFTATVSGSPRVNDSIYPIQSLTRNLDWINLLEYGFYEPNWSPLETNSHAQLFDPVKQVSGSDGINQWIQEGVPPQKIVFGIPFFGYAWRLNNTNIHGLRAPAMGKSDVYDNPWMRYDQIRDFIVQHRATTVYNATIVGDYCYSENTWISYDDIQSVRTKVSYIKSRELLGYYAFDISGDTNWNSLLSHAASQAGGVTQGEIVKNKKKLNQLVIILIPIGALLILILLVFTIWYLRWRQVSKFQELERNQRNKMGSRNKARKSGDNSNLQVFSFDEMKEATNNFSFENKLGEGGYGPVYEGKLKNGGKIAVKRLSETSSQGLEEFENEVILTAKLQHINLVKVVGFCIENEEKMLIYEYMPNKSLDYYIYNQVRRLVLNWEKRVQIIEGIIQGLLYLQEYSRLTIIHRDIKASNILLDLQMKPKISDFGMARMFKEDEVEANTSRIVGTKGYIPPEYAIEGRYSTKSDVFSFGVLLLQIISGKKNTCLYGPDDNLNLLEYAFEMWKDCKDMEFMDQSLDDTTHSCKLLKCMQIALLCVQKNPLDRPTMLEISSMFKNIENLVMNSPKRPAFSTRQDEDQVGNIPNGELDIDNATITQLVAR; encoded by the exons ATGGCCTTTTTGTATgctaatattttcttatttttgttccTCCAACTAATCATCTTCTCTAATGGCCAAAATATTACAATTAAGGGAGGTTACTGGCTAAGGGAGAGTGAATTATCCTTAGACAAAATTGATTTAACTCCTTTCTCTCATTTATTTTGTGGATTTGCTGATATTAATTCCCAATCCAATCAATTAATTCTCACTTCACCAAATTCATCATTCATACAATTTACAAGCATAGTCCAACAAAAAAATCCTACTGCAAAAACATTATTGTCAATAGGTGGAGGAGGTTCAAATAAAACAACATATGGAGTTATGGCTacaacatcaaattcaagaaaaagttttattgattcatcaataaaattaGCTAGACAATTGGGATTTCATGGTCTTGATCTTAGTTGGATATTTCCAGAATCTGCTTCAGACATGGCAAATTTAG GTATCCTTTTGAATGAGTGGCGCATTACTATCAACACGGAGGCCAGAAACTCCGGCGAAGCTCCTTTACTTTTCACGGCAACTGTTTCCGGTTCGCCCCGAGTCAATGATTCGATATACCCAATTCAATCATTGACAAGAAACTTAGACTGGATTAACCTACTAGAATACGGCTTTTACGAACCGAATTGGTCTCCTTTAGAAACGAATTCACATGCACAATTATTCGATCCGGTGAAACAAGTGAGTGGTAGCGACGGAATCAACCAATGGATCCAGGAAGGAGTACCGCCGCAGAAAATAGTTTTTGGAATTCCCTTTTTCGGATACGCATGGCGATTGAATAATACGAATATTCATGGTCTCAGAGCTCCGGCTATGGGAAAATCGGACGTTTACGATAACCCGTGGATGAGATATGACCAAATTAGGGATTTTATAGTGCAACATCGTGCTACAACGGTGTATAATGCAACAATTGTTGGAGATTATTGTTATTCAGAAAATACTTGGATTAGTTACGATGATATTCAAAGTGTCAGGACTAAAGTTTCTTATATTAAAAGCAGAGAACTGCTTGGTTACTATGCATTTGATATTTCAGGAGACACTAACTGGAATTCTCTACTTTCTCATGCTGCTTCACAAG CTGGTGGAGTGACACAAGGAGAAATtgtgaagaataagaaaaaactCAATCAACTAGTTATCATTTTGATTCCAATTGGTGCACTACTAATATTGATATTGCTAGTGTTTACAATTTGGTATCTTCGATGGAGACAAGTATCTAAGTTTCAAG agTTAGAGAGGAACCAAAGGAACAAAATGGGAAGTAGAAATAAAGCAAGAAAAAGTGGAGATAATAGCAATTTGCAAGTTTTTAGTTTTGATGAGATGAAGGAAGctacaaataatttttcatttgaaaataaGCTTGGAGAAGGTGGATATGGACCAGTTTACGAG GGAAAGTTGAAGAATGGGGGAAAAATAGCAGTGAAAAGGCTATCAGAGACTTCATCTCAAGGATTGgaagaatttgaaaatgaaGTGATTCTTACGGCAAAATTACAACATATAAATCTTGTAAAAGTTGTGGGATTTTGCattgaaaatgaagaaaaaatgttgATTTATGAATATATGCCCAACAAGAGCTTGGATTACTACATTTATA ATCAAGTGAGAAGATTAGTTCTAAATTGGGAAAAAAGAGTGCAAATAATTGAAGGCATTATTCAAGGGCTATTATACCTCCAAGAATATTCAAGATTAACAATTATCCATAGGGATATAAAAGCCAGCAATATTCTATTGGACTTACAAATGAAACCAAAGATTTCTGATTTTGGAATGGCAAGAATGTTTAAGGAGGATGAAGTTGAAGCAAATACAAGCAGAATAGTTGGAACAAA GGGTTATATTCCACCTGAATATGCAATTGAAGGCAGATATTCAACAAAATCTGATGTTTTCAGTTTTGGAGTacttcttcttcaaatcataAGTGGAAAAAAGAATACATGTCTATATGGTCCAGATGACAACTTAAACCTTCTTGAATAT gCATTTGAGATGTGGAAAGATTGTAAAGACATGGAATTCATGGATCAATCACTTGATGATACAACACATTCTTGTAAACTATTGAAATGCATGCAAATTGCATTATTATGTGTCCAAAAAAATCCATTGGATAGGCCTACAATGTTGGAAATTTCATCTATgttcaaaaatattgaaaatttagtTATGAATTCCCCAAAGAGGCCTGCATTTTCTACAAGACAAGATGAAGATCAAGTTGGCAATATTCCAAATGGGGAATTAGACATTGACAATGCAACAATTACACAATTGGTTGCAAGATGA
- the LOC125875527 gene encoding G-type lectin S-receptor-like serine/threonine-protein kinase CES101 isoform X3, producing MATTPNSRKSFIDSSIKLARQLGFHGLDLSWIFPESASDMMNLGILLNEWRITINTEARNSGEAPLLFTATVSGSPRVNDSIYPIQSLTRNLDWINLLEYGFYEPNWSPLETNSHAQLFDPVKQVSGSDGINQWIQEGVPPQKIVFGIPFFGYAWRLNNTNIHGLRAPAMGKSDVYDNPWMRYDQIRDFIVQHRATTVYNATIVGDYCYSENTWISYDDIQSVRTKVSYIKSRELLGYYAFDISGDTNWNSLLSHAASQEAGGVTQGEIVKNKKKLNQLVIILIPIGALLILILLVFTIWYLRWRQVSKFQELERNQRNKMGSRNKARKSGDNSNLQVFSFDEMKEATNNFSFENKLGEGGYGPVYEGKLKNGGKIAVKRLSETSSQGLEEFENEVILTAKLQHINLVKVVGFCIENEEKMLIYEYMPNKSLDYYIYNQVRRLVLNWEKRVQIIEGIIQGLLYLQEYSRLTIIHRDIKASNILLDLQMKPKISDFGMARMFKEDEVEANTSRIVGTKGYIPPEYAIEGRYSTKSDVFSFGVLLLQIISGKKNTCLYGPDDNLNLLEYAFEMWKDCKDMEFMDQSLDDTTHSCKLLKCMQIALLCVQKNPLDRPTMLEISSMFKNIENLVMNSPKRPAFSTRQDEDQVGNIPNGELDIDNATITQLVAR from the exons GTATCCTTTTGAATGAGTGGCGCATTACTATCAACACGGAGGCCAGAAACTCCGGCGAAGCTCCTTTACTTTTCACGGCAACTGTTTCCGGTTCGCCCCGAGTCAATGATTCGATATACCCAATTCAATCATTGACAAGAAACTTAGACTGGATTAACCTACTAGAATACGGCTTTTACGAACCGAATTGGTCTCCTTTAGAAACGAATTCACATGCACAATTATTCGATCCGGTGAAACAAGTGAGTGGTAGCGACGGAATCAACCAATGGATCCAGGAAGGAGTACCGCCGCAGAAAATAGTTTTTGGAATTCCCTTTTTCGGATACGCATGGCGATTGAATAATACGAATATTCATGGTCTCAGAGCTCCGGCTATGGGAAAATCGGACGTTTACGATAACCCGTGGATGAGATATGACCAAATTAGGGATTTTATAGTGCAACATCGTGCTACAACGGTGTATAATGCAACAATTGTTGGAGATTATTGTTATTCAGAAAATACTTGGATTAGTTACGATGATATTCAAAGTGTCAGGACTAAAGTTTCTTATATTAAAAGCAGAGAACTGCTTGGTTACTATGCATTTGATATTTCAGGAGACACTAACTGGAATTCTCTACTTTCTCATGCTGCTTCACAAG aagCTGGTGGAGTGACACAAGGAGAAATtgtgaagaataagaaaaaactCAATCAACTAGTTATCATTTTGATTCCAATTGGTGCACTACTAATATTGATATTGCTAGTGTTTACAATTTGGTATCTTCGATGGAGACAAGTATCTAAGTTTCAAG agTTAGAGAGGAACCAAAGGAACAAAATGGGAAGTAGAAATAAAGCAAGAAAAAGTGGAGATAATAGCAATTTGCAAGTTTTTAGTTTTGATGAGATGAAGGAAGctacaaataatttttcatttgaaaataaGCTTGGAGAAGGTGGATATGGACCAGTTTACGAG GGAAAGTTGAAGAATGGGGGAAAAATAGCAGTGAAAAGGCTATCAGAGACTTCATCTCAAGGATTGgaagaatttgaaaatgaaGTGATTCTTACGGCAAAATTACAACATATAAATCTTGTAAAAGTTGTGGGATTTTGCattgaaaatgaagaaaaaatgttgATTTATGAATATATGCCCAACAAGAGCTTGGATTACTACATTTATA ATCAAGTGAGAAGATTAGTTCTAAATTGGGAAAAAAGAGTGCAAATAATTGAAGGCATTATTCAAGGGCTATTATACCTCCAAGAATATTCAAGATTAACAATTATCCATAGGGATATAAAAGCCAGCAATATTCTATTGGACTTACAAATGAAACCAAAGATTTCTGATTTTGGAATGGCAAGAATGTTTAAGGAGGATGAAGTTGAAGCAAATACAAGCAGAATAGTTGGAACAAA GGGTTATATTCCACCTGAATATGCAATTGAAGGCAGATATTCAACAAAATCTGATGTTTTCAGTTTTGGAGTacttcttcttcaaatcataAGTGGAAAAAAGAATACATGTCTATATGGTCCAGATGACAACTTAAACCTTCTTGAATAT gCATTTGAGATGTGGAAAGATTGTAAAGACATGGAATTCATGGATCAATCACTTGATGATACAACACATTCTTGTAAACTATTGAAATGCATGCAAATTGCATTATTATGTGTCCAAAAAAATCCATTGGATAGGCCTACAATGTTGGAAATTTCATCTATgttcaaaaatattgaaaatttagtTATGAATTCCCCAAAGAGGCCTGCATTTTCTACAAGACAAGATGAAGATCAAGTTGGCAATATTCCAAATGGGGAATTAGACATTGACAATGCAACAATTACACAATTGGTTGCAAGATGA
- the LOC125875527 gene encoding G-type lectin S-receptor-like serine/threonine-protein kinase At1g61550 isoform X1 has product MAFLYANIFLFLFLQLIIFSNGQNITIKGGYWLRESELSLDKIDLTPFSHLFCGFADINSQSNQLILTSPNSSFIQFTSIVQQKNPTAKTLLSIGGGGSNKTTYGVMATTSNSRKSFIDSSIKLARQLGFHGLDLSWIFPESASDMANLGILLNEWRITINTEARNSGEAPLLFTATVSGSPRVNDSIYPIQSLTRNLDWINLLEYGFYEPNWSPLETNSHAQLFDPVKQVSGSDGINQWIQEGVPPQKIVFGIPFFGYAWRLNNTNIHGLRAPAMGKSDVYDNPWMRYDQIRDFIVQHRATTVYNATIVGDYCYSENTWISYDDIQSVRTKVSYIKSRELLGYYAFDISGDTNWNSLLSHAASQEAGGVTQGEIVKNKKKLNQLVIILIPIGALLILILLVFTIWYLRWRQVSKFQELERNQRNKMGSRNKARKSGDNSNLQVFSFDEMKEATNNFSFENKLGEGGYGPVYEGKLKNGGKIAVKRLSETSSQGLEEFENEVILTAKLQHINLVKVVGFCIENEEKMLIYEYMPNKSLDYYIYNQVRRLVLNWEKRVQIIEGIIQGLLYLQEYSRLTIIHRDIKASNILLDLQMKPKISDFGMARMFKEDEVEANTSRIVGTKGYIPPEYAIEGRYSTKSDVFSFGVLLLQIISGKKNTCLYGPDDNLNLLEYAFEMWKDCKDMEFMDQSLDDTTHSCKLLKCMQIALLCVQKNPLDRPTMLEISSMFKNIENLVMNSPKRPAFSTRQDEDQVGNIPNGELDIDNATITQLVAR; this is encoded by the exons ATGGCCTTTTTGTATgctaatattttcttatttttgttccTCCAACTAATCATCTTCTCTAATGGCCAAAATATTACAATTAAGGGAGGTTACTGGCTAAGGGAGAGTGAATTATCCTTAGACAAAATTGATTTAACTCCTTTCTCTCATTTATTTTGTGGATTTGCTGATATTAATTCCCAATCCAATCAATTAATTCTCACTTCACCAAATTCATCATTCATACAATTTACAAGCATAGTCCAACAAAAAAATCCTACTGCAAAAACATTATTGTCAATAGGTGGAGGAGGTTCAAATAAAACAACATATGGAGTTATGGCTacaacatcaaattcaagaaaaagttttattgattcatcaataaaattaGCTAGACAATTGGGATTTCATGGTCTTGATCTTAGTTGGATATTTCCAGAATCTGCTTCAGACATGGCAAATTTAG GTATCCTTTTGAATGAGTGGCGCATTACTATCAACACGGAGGCCAGAAACTCCGGCGAAGCTCCTTTACTTTTCACGGCAACTGTTTCCGGTTCGCCCCGAGTCAATGATTCGATATACCCAATTCAATCATTGACAAGAAACTTAGACTGGATTAACCTACTAGAATACGGCTTTTACGAACCGAATTGGTCTCCTTTAGAAACGAATTCACATGCACAATTATTCGATCCGGTGAAACAAGTGAGTGGTAGCGACGGAATCAACCAATGGATCCAGGAAGGAGTACCGCCGCAGAAAATAGTTTTTGGAATTCCCTTTTTCGGATACGCATGGCGATTGAATAATACGAATATTCATGGTCTCAGAGCTCCGGCTATGGGAAAATCGGACGTTTACGATAACCCGTGGATGAGATATGACCAAATTAGGGATTTTATAGTGCAACATCGTGCTACAACGGTGTATAATGCAACAATTGTTGGAGATTATTGTTATTCAGAAAATACTTGGATTAGTTACGATGATATTCAAAGTGTCAGGACTAAAGTTTCTTATATTAAAAGCAGAGAACTGCTTGGTTACTATGCATTTGATATTTCAGGAGACACTAACTGGAATTCTCTACTTTCTCATGCTGCTTCACAAG aagCTGGTGGAGTGACACAAGGAGAAATtgtgaagaataagaaaaaactCAATCAACTAGTTATCATTTTGATTCCAATTGGTGCACTACTAATATTGATATTGCTAGTGTTTACAATTTGGTATCTTCGATGGAGACAAGTATCTAAGTTTCAAG agTTAGAGAGGAACCAAAGGAACAAAATGGGAAGTAGAAATAAAGCAAGAAAAAGTGGAGATAATAGCAATTTGCAAGTTTTTAGTTTTGATGAGATGAAGGAAGctacaaataatttttcatttgaaaataaGCTTGGAGAAGGTGGATATGGACCAGTTTACGAG GGAAAGTTGAAGAATGGGGGAAAAATAGCAGTGAAAAGGCTATCAGAGACTTCATCTCAAGGATTGgaagaatttgaaaatgaaGTGATTCTTACGGCAAAATTACAACATATAAATCTTGTAAAAGTTGTGGGATTTTGCattgaaaatgaagaaaaaatgttgATTTATGAATATATGCCCAACAAGAGCTTGGATTACTACATTTATA ATCAAGTGAGAAGATTAGTTCTAAATTGGGAAAAAAGAGTGCAAATAATTGAAGGCATTATTCAAGGGCTATTATACCTCCAAGAATATTCAAGATTAACAATTATCCATAGGGATATAAAAGCCAGCAATATTCTATTGGACTTACAAATGAAACCAAAGATTTCTGATTTTGGAATGGCAAGAATGTTTAAGGAGGATGAAGTTGAAGCAAATACAAGCAGAATAGTTGGAACAAA GGGTTATATTCCACCTGAATATGCAATTGAAGGCAGATATTCAACAAAATCTGATGTTTTCAGTTTTGGAGTacttcttcttcaaatcataAGTGGAAAAAAGAATACATGTCTATATGGTCCAGATGACAACTTAAACCTTCTTGAATAT gCATTTGAGATGTGGAAAGATTGTAAAGACATGGAATTCATGGATCAATCACTTGATGATACAACACATTCTTGTAAACTATTGAAATGCATGCAAATTGCATTATTATGTGTCCAAAAAAATCCATTGGATAGGCCTACAATGTTGGAAATTTCATCTATgttcaaaaatattgaaaatttagtTATGAATTCCCCAAAGAGGCCTGCATTTTCTACAAGACAAGATGAAGATCAAGTTGGCAATATTCCAAATGGGGAATTAGACATTGACAATGCAACAATTACACAATTGGTTGCAAGATGA